One part of the Arabidopsis thaliana chromosome 4, partial sequence genome encodes these proteins:
- a CDS encoding uncharacterized protein (unknown protein; FUNCTIONS IN: molecular_function unknown; INVOLVED IN: biological_process unknown; LOCATED IN: plant-type cell wall; EXPRESSED IN: stem; BEST Arabidopsis thaliana protein match is: Protein of unknown function (DUF1184) (TAIR:AT3G27900.1); Has 1807 Blast hits to 1807 proteins in 277 species: Archae - 0; Bacteria - 0; Metazoa - 736; Fungi - 347; Plants - 385; Viruses - 0; Other Eukaryotes - 339 (source: NCBI BLink).), whose translation MERTEQDSGVTKRNCLGYNRRMYLIENLTERLEDLMKRRRKAVRFGVELSFLVAEFMFLIPIEILAGETGEYSLCTKLLGVNEDDTGTSVVIGKLEEVFGVVIWKKENKEHNVDLPESIFRYDDFIRLCADATRALGKIVLALEKRQCERLKLSDLDSLFEDCQKVLMKIELKLAEMKQQVYRSVSTDYESFSKSERFDSLLRIKLMNRVIADNRFGRSVIGSYLLEIWQSLFQAEALQEL comes from the coding sequence ATGGAGAGGACTGAACAAGATTCAGGTGTGACTAAACGTAATTGTTTGGGGTATAATAGACGGATGTATTTGATCGAGAATTTGACAGAACGACTTGAGGATCTGATGAAGAGGAGAAGGAAAGCTGTTAGATTTGGAGTGGAGCTTTCGTTTCTTGTGGCggaatttatgtttttgatacCTATTGAGATTCTTGCTGGTGAAACTGGAGAGTACAGTCTGTGTACAAAGCTATTAGGGGTCAATGAAGACGATACGGGTACAAGTGTAGTCATAGGAAAGCTCGAGGAAGTCTTTGGAGTAGTGATCtggaagaaggagaacaaGGAACATAATGTGGACCTTCCTGAATCTATTTTTCGGTATGATGATTTCATTCGTCTTTGTGCAGATGCAACTAGAGCCTTGGGAAAGATTGTTTTGGCTCTGGAAAAGAGACAGTGTGAAAGACTCAAGCTTTCTGATTTAGATTCTCTGTTTGAAGATTGCCAAAAAGTGTTGATGAAGATAGAGCTGAAGCTAGCAGAGATGAAGCAACAGGTTTACAGATCGGTTTCCACGGATTATGAGTCGTTTTCGAAGTCAGAAAGGTTTGATAGTTTGCTAAGAATAAAGCTCATGAATAGGGTCATTGCTGATAACAGATTTGGGAGATCAGTGATTGGATCTTACTTACTAGAGATATGGCAGTCTCTGTTTCAAGCAGAGGCATTACAGGAGCTGTGA
- a CDS encoding uncharacterized protein (unknown protein; Has 1807 Blast hits to 1807 proteins in 277 species: Archae - 0; Bacteria - 0; Metazoa - 736; Fungi - 347; Plants - 385; Viruses - 0; Other Eukaryotes - 339 (source: NCBI BLink).): MKIRDSREDTNEAEESDWEKKMSPESSIFSSILTDIEENPTILLKQRNLSAELSTILDGSDEENPTILEKKNKKLKKTRRRGSMKKTPIDFSCTVSQTLTHSDLVEILNQELKILRSEIEIKDHTSDRFVSFDSDHVRGCDYVEEGKVEQREEVMFLADEVIEWLLRDEIVKSEISTDAEESVCNVEDGNNFGTLDGILSTMLGAEDPGRCGQVDEFIEKILEEVEKDGSYLDWIRDSYVFGGLLEDMIRDRLREKAEKEEKEISSWISNGEPEVDEF, encoded by the coding sequence atgaagatcagAGATTCGAGGGAAGATACAAACGAAGCAGAAGAAAGTGAttgggagaagaagatgagtccTGAATCTTCTATCTTTTCAAGTATTCTTACTGATATTGAAGAGAATCCAACGATATTGCTGAAGCAGAGGAATTTGAGCGCTGAATTGTCAACAATTCTCGATGGTAGTGATGAAGAGAATCCAACGAtactggagaagaagaacaagaagttgaagaagactCGAAGAAGAGGATCAATGAAGAAAACCCCAATTGACTTCTCTTGTACGGTATCGCAAACCCTAACCCATTCTGATTTAGTCGAAATTCTTAATCAAGAACTAAAGATTCTGAGATCTGAAATTGAGATCAAAGATCATACAAGTGATCGATTTGTGTCTTTTGATTCTGATCACGTTAGAGGATGTGATTATGTGGAAGAGGGGAAAGTTGAACAACGTGAAGAAGTTATGTTTCTTGCGGATGAGGTTATAGAATGGCTTTTAAGAGATGAGATAGTAAAATCCGAAATATCTACTGATGCTGAAGAATCTGTGTGCAATGTAGAAGATGGTAACAACTTTGGGACTTTAGATGGGATATTGTCAACTATGCTTGGAGCTGAAGATCCAGGACGTTGTGGTCAGGTTGATGAGTTTATTGAGAAGATTTTAGAAGAGGTTGAGAAAGATGGAAGTTACTTAGACTGGATTAGAGATAGTTATGTGTTTGGAGGGTTGCTTGAGGATATGATAAGAGAtagattgagagagaaagctgagaaggaagagaaagagatttcTTCTTGGATCTCTAATGGAGAGCCTGAAGTTGATGAATTTTGA
- a CDS encoding Ribosomal protein L32e (Ribosomal protein L32e; FUNCTIONS IN: structural constituent of ribosome; INVOLVED IN: translation, ribosome biogenesis; LOCATED IN: cytosolic ribosome, ribosome, cytosolic large ribosomal subunit, nucleolus; EXPRESSED IN: callus, pollen tube, leaf; CONTAINS InterPro DOMAIN/s: Ribosomal protein L32e (InterPro:IPR001515), Ribosomal protein L32e, conserved site (InterPro:IPR018263); BEST Arabidopsis thaliana protein match is: Ribosomal protein L32e (TAIR:AT5G46430.2); Has 1807 Blast hits to 1807 proteins in 277 species: Archae - 0; Bacteria - 0; Metazoa - 736; Fungi - 347; Plants - 385; Viruses - 0; Other Eukaryotes - 339 (source: NCBI BLink).), with protein sequence MAVPLLTKKVVKKRSAKFIRPQSDRRITVKESWRRPKGIDSRVRRKFKGVTLMPNVGYGSDKKTRHYLPNGFKKFVVHNTSELELLMMHNRTYCAEIAHNVSTKKRKAIVERASQLDVVVTNRLARLRSQEDE encoded by the exons ATGGCGGTCCCATTGCTTACCAAGAAGGTTGTGAAGAAGAGGTCTGCTAAGTTCATCAGACCCCAGAGTGACCGTAGAATCACCGTCAAG GAAAGCTGGAGGAGGCCAAAGGGTATTGATTCAAGGGTGAGAAGAAAGTTCAAAGGTGTGACTTTGATGCCCAATGTTGGTTACGGATCTGACAAGAAGACTCGTCACTATCTTCCCAATGGATTCAAGAAATTCGTTGTTCACAACACAAGTGAGCTCGAGTTGTTGATGATGCACAACAGGACTTACTGTGCTGAGATTGCTCACAACGTCTCCACTAAGAAGAGAAAGGCAATTGTTGAGAGAGCTTCTCAGCTAGACGTTGTTGTTACCAACAGGCTTGCTAGGCTCCGTAGCCAAGAAGACgagtga
- a CDS encoding suppressor, whose amino-acid sequence MDSRSQGDKESDDGVNERIEITDSSHDHDKSSSSSSSSSSSSSSSSSDDESREVKKIDDDKKTGDDVSEVITVSSVPIQPVPIAADAPFMGFTANAIVENTGLMDSAVPNDPESGELVEISHVDTIVSNEADDNSLPKATEIAAEVALAFDEIRQTSSGATDSDVKENEGKTSPLPESNGVPEGNIESNVVISHEEEAPILIPTHGIAKRTSWFSCCGLFDVVTGSSR is encoded by the exons ATGG ATTCGAGAAGCCAAGGTGACAAGGAGAGCGATGATGGTGTTAATGAACGCATAGAGATCACTGATTCAAGCCATGATCATGACAAGAGCTCTAGTAGCAGCAGTAGTagtagcagcagcagcagcagctccAGCTCGGATGATGAGTCACGGGAAGTCAAGAAGATAGATGATGATAAGAAGACTGGTGATGATGTTTCTGAAGTTATTACTGTGAGTTCTGTGCCAATTCAACCTGTGCCTATTGCTGCAGATGCTCCGTTTATGGGATTTACTGCTAATGCGATTGTAGAGAATACTGGTTTGATGGATTCAGCTGTGCCGAATGATCCCGAATCTGGAGAACTGGTTGAGATCTCGCATGTTGATACAATAGTCTCAAACGAGGCTGATGATAATTCTTTGCCTAAAGCAACTGAGATTGCTGCTGAAGTTGCTCTTGCATTTGATGAGATTAGGCAGACGTCTTCAGGTGCTACTGACTCTGATGTGAAAGAAAATGAGGGAAAAACTTCGCCTCTTCCAGAATCCAACGGTGTTCCTGAAGGCAACATAGAGTCTAATGTTGTCATTTCTCATGAGGAAGAG GCTCCCATCTTGATACCAACACATGGAATTGCGAAAAGAACCTCATGGTTTAGTTGCTGCGGCTTGTTTGATGTGGTCACAGGATCCAGTAGATAA